In Marmota flaviventris isolate mMarFla1 chromosome 17, mMarFla1.hap1, whole genome shotgun sequence, a single genomic region encodes these proteins:
- the Nfe2l1 gene encoding endoplasmic reticulum membrane sensor NFE2L1 isoform X4, with protein MLSLKKYLTEGLLQFTILLSLIGVRVDVDTYLTSQLPPLREIILGPSSAYTQTQFHNLRNTLDGYGIHPKSIDLDNYFTARRLLSQVRALDRFQVPTTEVNAWLVHRDPEGSVSGSQPSSGLALESSSGLQDVTGPDNGVRESETEQGFSEDLEDLGAVAPPVSGDLTKEDIDLIDILWRQDIDLGAGREVFDYSHRQKEQDVDKELRDGGEQADTWAGEGAEALAQDLLVDGETGESFPAQAMEVNTSASEILYNAPPGDPLSTNYSLAPNTPINQNVSLHQASLGGCSQDFSLFSPEVENLPVANSSTLLPLVPSNSTSLNSTFSSTNLAGLFFPPQLNGTANDTAGPELPDPLGGLLDEAMLDEISLMDLAIEEGFNPVQASQLEEEFDSDSGLSLDSSHSPSSLSSSEGSSSSSSSSSSSSSASSSASSSFSEEGAVGYSSDSETLDLEEAEGAVGYQPEYSKFCRMSYQDPSQLSCLPYLEHVGHNHTYNMAPSALDSADLPPPSTLKKGSKEKQADFLDKQMSRDEHRARAMKIPFTNDKIINLPVEEFNELLSKYQLSEAQLSLIRDIRRRGKNKMAAQNCRKRKLDTILNLERDVEDLQRDKARLLREKVEFLRSLRQMKQKVQSLYQEVFGRLRDENGRPYSPSQYALQYAGDGSVLLIPRTMADQQARRQERKPKDRRK; from the exons ATGCTTTCTCTGAAGAAATACTTAACGGAAGGACTTCTCCAGTTCACCATTCTTCTGAGTCTGATTGGGGTGCGGGTGGACGTGGATACTTACCTGACCTCACAGCTCCCCCCGCTCCGGGAGATCATCCTGGGGCCCAGTTCTGCCTATACTCAGACCCAGTTCCACAACCTGAGGAATACCTTGGATGGCTATGGTATCCACCCCAAGAGCATAGACCTGGACAATTACTTCACTGCCCGGCGGCTCCTCAGTCAGGTGAGGGCCCTGGACAGGTTCCAGGTGCCAACCACTGAGGTAAATGCCTGGCTGGTTCACCGGGACCCGGAGGGGTCTGTCTCTGGCAGCCAGCCCAGCTCAGGCCTCGCCCTCGAGAGTTCCAGTGGCCTCCAAGATGTGACAGGCCCAGACAACGGGGTGCGAGAAAGCGAAACGGAGCAGGGATTCAGTGAAGATTTGGAGGATTTGGGGGCTGTAGCCCCTCCAGTCAGTGGAGACTTAACCAAAGAG GACATAGATCTGATTGACATCCTTTGGCGGCAGGATATTGATCTGGGGGCTGGGCGTGAGGTTTTTGACTACAGTCATCGCCAGAAGGAGCAGGATGTGGATAAGGAGCTGCGAGATGGAGGCGAGCAGGCGGACACCTGGGCAGGCGAGGGTGCGGAAGCTCTGGCCCAAGACCTGCTAGTGGACGGAGAGACGGGGGAGAGCTTCCCTGCACAG GCCATGGAAGTGAACACATCAGCAAGTGAAATCCTGTACAATGCCCCTCCTGGGGACCCACTGAGCACCAACTACAGCCTTGCCCCCAACACTCCCATCAATCAGAATGTCAGCCTGCATCAGGCGTCCCTGGGGGGCTGCAGCCAGGACTTCTCCCTCTTCAGCCCTGAGGTGGAGAACCTGCCTGTAGCCAACAGCTCCACACTGCTCCCGCTGGTCCCCAGCAACTCCACCAGCCTCAACTCCACTTTCAGCTCCACCAACCTGGCAGGGCTCTTCTTTCCACCCCAGCTCAATGGCACAGCCAATGACACAGCAGGCCCAGAACTGCCTGACCCACTGGGGGGTCTGTTAGACGAAGCCATGCTGGATGAGATCAGCCTGATGGACTTAGCCATCGAGGAGGGCTTCAATCCTGTGCAGGCCTCCCAGCTCGAAGAGGAGTTTGATTCTGACTCAGGCCTTTCCTTGGATTCCAGCCACAGCCCTTCCTCCCTGAGCAGCTCTGAAGgcagctcttcctcctcctcttcctcctcttcctcttcttctgcctcttcctctgcctcttcctccttttctgagGAAGGTGCTGTTGGCTACAGCTCTGACTCTGAGACCTTGGATCTGGAAGAGGCTGAGGGCGCGGTGGGCTACCAGCCTGAGTATTCCAAGTTCTGCCGCATGAGCTACCAGGATCCGTCCCAGCTGTCCTGCCTGCCCTACTTGGAGCATGTGGGCCATAACCACACGTACAACATGGCCCCCAGTGCCCTTGACTCTGCTGACCTGCCACCACCCAGCACCCTAAAGAAAGGCAGCAAGGAGAAGCAGGCCGATTTCCTGGACAAACAGATGAGCCGGGACGAGCACAGAGCCCGTGCCATGAAGATTCCTTTTACCAACGACAAGATCATCAACCTTCCTGTGGAGGAGTTCAATGAGCTACTGTCCAAGTACCAGCTGAGTGAGGCCCAGCTGAGCCTCATCAGGGACATCCGGCGTCGGGGCAAGAACAAGATGGCAGCGCAGAACTGCCGCAAGCGCAAGCTGGATACCATCCTGAACCTGGAACGGGACGTGGAGGACCTGCAGCGTGATAAGGCCCGACTGCTGCGGGAGAAGGTGGAGTTCCTCCGGTCGCTGCGGCAGATGAAGCAGAAGGTTCAGAGCTTGTACCAGGAAGTGTTTGGGCGGCTGCGGGATGAGAATGGGCGGCCCTACTCGCCCAGTCAGTATGCGCTACAGTATGCCGGGGATGGCAGTGTTCTTCTCATTCCCCGCACAATGGCTGACCAGCAGGCCCGGCGACAGGAGAGGAAGCCAAAGGACCGGAGAAAGTGA
- the Nfe2l1 gene encoding endoplasmic reticulum membrane sensor NFE2L1 isoform X1: protein MLSLKKYLTEGLLQFTILLSLIGVRVDVDTYLTSQLPPLREIILGPSSAYTQTQFHNLRNTLDGYGIHPKSIDLDNYFTARRLLSQVRALDRFQVPTTEVNAWLVHRDPEGSVSGSQPSSGLALESSSGLQDVTGPDNGVRESETEQGFSEDLEDLGAVAPPVSGDLTKEDIDLIDILWRQDIDLGAGREVFDYSHRQKEQDVDKELRDGGEQADTWAGEGAEALAQDLLVDGETGESFPAQVPGGEDQTALSLEECLRLLEATCPFGENAEFPANVASITEAVPSESEPPALQNSLLSPLLTGTESPFDLEQQWQDLMSIMEMQAMEVNTSASEILYNAPPGDPLSTNYSLAPNTPINQNVSLHQASLGGCSQDFSLFSPEVENLPVANSSTLLPLVPSNSTSLNSTFSSTNLAGLFFPPQLNGTANDTAGPELPDPLGGLLDEAMLDEISLMDLAIEEGFNPVQASQLEEEFDSDSGLSLDSSHSPSSLSSSEGSSSSSSSSSSSSSASSSASSSFSEEGAVGYSSDSETLDLEEAEGAVGYQPEYSKFCRMSYQDPSQLSCLPYLEHVGHNHTYNMAPSALDSADLPPPSTLKKGSKEKQADFLDKQMSRDEHRARAMKIPFTNDKIINLPVEEFNELLSKYQLSEAQLSLIRDIRRRGKNKMAAQNCRKRKLDTILNLERDVEDLQRDKARLLREKVEFLRSLRQMKQKVQSLYQEVFGRLRDENGRPYSPSQYALQYAGDGSVLLIPRTMADQQARRQERKPKDRRK, encoded by the exons ATGCTTTCTCTGAAGAAATACTTAACGGAAGGACTTCTCCAGTTCACCATTCTTCTGAGTCTGATTGGGGTGCGGGTGGACGTGGATACTTACCTGACCTCACAGCTCCCCCCGCTCCGGGAGATCATCCTGGGGCCCAGTTCTGCCTATACTCAGACCCAGTTCCACAACCTGAGGAATACCTTGGATGGCTATGGTATCCACCCCAAGAGCATAGACCTGGACAATTACTTCACTGCCCGGCGGCTCCTCAGTCAGGTGAGGGCCCTGGACAGGTTCCAGGTGCCAACCACTGAGGTAAATGCCTGGCTGGTTCACCGGGACCCGGAGGGGTCTGTCTCTGGCAGCCAGCCCAGCTCAGGCCTCGCCCTCGAGAGTTCCAGTGGCCTCCAAGATGTGACAGGCCCAGACAACGGGGTGCGAGAAAGCGAAACGGAGCAGGGATTCAGTGAAGATTTGGAGGATTTGGGGGCTGTAGCCCCTCCAGTCAGTGGAGACTTAACCAAAGAG GACATAGATCTGATTGACATCCTTTGGCGGCAGGATATTGATCTGGGGGCTGGGCGTGAGGTTTTTGACTACAGTCATCGCCAGAAGGAGCAGGATGTGGATAAGGAGCTGCGAGATGGAGGCGAGCAGGCGGACACCTGGGCAGGCGAGGGTGCGGAAGCTCTGGCCCAAGACCTGCTAGTGGACGGAGAGACGGGGGAGAGCTTCCCTGCACAG GTGCCTGGTGGGGAGGACCAGACGGCCCTGTCCCTGGAAGAGTGCCTTAGGCTGCTGGAGGCCACCTGCCCCTTTGGGGAGAATGCTGAG TTCCCAGCAAACGTCGCCAGCATAACAGAAGCAGTGCCTAGTGAGAGCGAGCCCCCCGCTCTTCAAAACAGCCTCTTGTCTCCTCTCCTGACGGGGACAGAGTCACCATTTGATTTGGAACAGCAGTGGCAAGATCTCATGTCCATCATGGAAATGCAG GCCATGGAAGTGAACACATCAGCAAGTGAAATCCTGTACAATGCCCCTCCTGGGGACCCACTGAGCACCAACTACAGCCTTGCCCCCAACACTCCCATCAATCAGAATGTCAGCCTGCATCAGGCGTCCCTGGGGGGCTGCAGCCAGGACTTCTCCCTCTTCAGCCCTGAGGTGGAGAACCTGCCTGTAGCCAACAGCTCCACACTGCTCCCGCTGGTCCCCAGCAACTCCACCAGCCTCAACTCCACTTTCAGCTCCACCAACCTGGCAGGGCTCTTCTTTCCACCCCAGCTCAATGGCACAGCCAATGACACAGCAGGCCCAGAACTGCCTGACCCACTGGGGGGTCTGTTAGACGAAGCCATGCTGGATGAGATCAGCCTGATGGACTTAGCCATCGAGGAGGGCTTCAATCCTGTGCAGGCCTCCCAGCTCGAAGAGGAGTTTGATTCTGACTCAGGCCTTTCCTTGGATTCCAGCCACAGCCCTTCCTCCCTGAGCAGCTCTGAAGgcagctcttcctcctcctcttcctcctcttcctcttcttctgcctcttcctctgcctcttcctccttttctgagGAAGGTGCTGTTGGCTACAGCTCTGACTCTGAGACCTTGGATCTGGAAGAGGCTGAGGGCGCGGTGGGCTACCAGCCTGAGTATTCCAAGTTCTGCCGCATGAGCTACCAGGATCCGTCCCAGCTGTCCTGCCTGCCCTACTTGGAGCATGTGGGCCATAACCACACGTACAACATGGCCCCCAGTGCCCTTGACTCTGCTGACCTGCCACCACCCAGCACCCTAAAGAAAGGCAGCAAGGAGAAGCAGGCCGATTTCCTGGACAAACAGATGAGCCGGGACGAGCACAGAGCCCGTGCCATGAAGATTCCTTTTACCAACGACAAGATCATCAACCTTCCTGTGGAGGAGTTCAATGAGCTACTGTCCAAGTACCAGCTGAGTGAGGCCCAGCTGAGCCTCATCAGGGACATCCGGCGTCGGGGCAAGAACAAGATGGCAGCGCAGAACTGCCGCAAGCGCAAGCTGGATACCATCCTGAACCTGGAACGGGACGTGGAGGACCTGCAGCGTGATAAGGCCCGACTGCTGCGGGAGAAGGTGGAGTTCCTCCGGTCGCTGCGGCAGATGAAGCAGAAGGTTCAGAGCTTGTACCAGGAAGTGTTTGGGCGGCTGCGGGATGAGAATGGGCGGCCCTACTCGCCCAGTCAGTATGCGCTACAGTATGCCGGGGATGGCAGTGTTCTTCTCATTCCCCGCACAATGGCTGACCAGCAGGCCCGGCGACAGGAGAGGAAGCCAAAGGACCGGAGAAAGTGA
- the Nfe2l1 gene encoding endoplasmic reticulum membrane sensor NFE2L1 isoform X3: MLSLKKYLTEGLLQFTILLSLIGVRVDVDTYLTSQLPPLREIILGPSSAYTQTQFHNLRNTLDGYGIHPKSIDLDNYFTARRLLSQVRALDRFQVPTTEVNAWLVHRDPEGSVSGSQPSSGLALESSSGLQDVTGPDNGVRESETEQGFSEDLEDLGAVAPPVSGDLTKEDIDLIDILWRQDIDLGAGREVFDYSHRQKEQDVDKELRDGGEQADTWAGEGAEALAQDLLVDGETGESFPAQFPANVASITEAVPSESEPPALQNSLLSPLLTGTESPFDLEQQWQDLMSIMEMQAMEVNTSASEILYNAPPGDPLSTNYSLAPNTPINQNVSLHQASLGGCSQDFSLFSPEVENLPVANSSTLLPLVPSNSTSLNSTFSSTNLAGLFFPPQLNGTANDTAGPELPDPLGGLLDEAMLDEISLMDLAIEEGFNPVQASQLEEEFDSDSGLSLDSSHSPSSLSSSEGSSSSSSSSSSSSSASSSASSSFSEEGAVGYSSDSETLDLEEAEGAVGYQPEYSKFCRMSYQDPSQLSCLPYLEHVGHNHTYNMAPSALDSADLPPPSTLKKGSKEKQADFLDKQMSRDEHRARAMKIPFTNDKIINLPVEEFNELLSKYQLSEAQLSLIRDIRRRGKNKMAAQNCRKRKLDTILNLERDVEDLQRDKARLLREKVEFLRSLRQMKQKVQSLYQEVFGRLRDENGRPYSPSQYALQYAGDGSVLLIPRTMADQQARRQERKPKDRRK; this comes from the exons ATGCTTTCTCTGAAGAAATACTTAACGGAAGGACTTCTCCAGTTCACCATTCTTCTGAGTCTGATTGGGGTGCGGGTGGACGTGGATACTTACCTGACCTCACAGCTCCCCCCGCTCCGGGAGATCATCCTGGGGCCCAGTTCTGCCTATACTCAGACCCAGTTCCACAACCTGAGGAATACCTTGGATGGCTATGGTATCCACCCCAAGAGCATAGACCTGGACAATTACTTCACTGCCCGGCGGCTCCTCAGTCAGGTGAGGGCCCTGGACAGGTTCCAGGTGCCAACCACTGAGGTAAATGCCTGGCTGGTTCACCGGGACCCGGAGGGGTCTGTCTCTGGCAGCCAGCCCAGCTCAGGCCTCGCCCTCGAGAGTTCCAGTGGCCTCCAAGATGTGACAGGCCCAGACAACGGGGTGCGAGAAAGCGAAACGGAGCAGGGATTCAGTGAAGATTTGGAGGATTTGGGGGCTGTAGCCCCTCCAGTCAGTGGAGACTTAACCAAAGAG GACATAGATCTGATTGACATCCTTTGGCGGCAGGATATTGATCTGGGGGCTGGGCGTGAGGTTTTTGACTACAGTCATCGCCAGAAGGAGCAGGATGTGGATAAGGAGCTGCGAGATGGAGGCGAGCAGGCGGACACCTGGGCAGGCGAGGGTGCGGAAGCTCTGGCCCAAGACCTGCTAGTGGACGGAGAGACGGGGGAGAGCTTCCCTGCACAG TTCCCAGCAAACGTCGCCAGCATAACAGAAGCAGTGCCTAGTGAGAGCGAGCCCCCCGCTCTTCAAAACAGCCTCTTGTCTCCTCTCCTGACGGGGACAGAGTCACCATTTGATTTGGAACAGCAGTGGCAAGATCTCATGTCCATCATGGAAATGCAG GCCATGGAAGTGAACACATCAGCAAGTGAAATCCTGTACAATGCCCCTCCTGGGGACCCACTGAGCACCAACTACAGCCTTGCCCCCAACACTCCCATCAATCAGAATGTCAGCCTGCATCAGGCGTCCCTGGGGGGCTGCAGCCAGGACTTCTCCCTCTTCAGCCCTGAGGTGGAGAACCTGCCTGTAGCCAACAGCTCCACACTGCTCCCGCTGGTCCCCAGCAACTCCACCAGCCTCAACTCCACTTTCAGCTCCACCAACCTGGCAGGGCTCTTCTTTCCACCCCAGCTCAATGGCACAGCCAATGACACAGCAGGCCCAGAACTGCCTGACCCACTGGGGGGTCTGTTAGACGAAGCCATGCTGGATGAGATCAGCCTGATGGACTTAGCCATCGAGGAGGGCTTCAATCCTGTGCAGGCCTCCCAGCTCGAAGAGGAGTTTGATTCTGACTCAGGCCTTTCCTTGGATTCCAGCCACAGCCCTTCCTCCCTGAGCAGCTCTGAAGgcagctcttcctcctcctcttcctcctcttcctcttcttctgcctcttcctctgcctcttcctccttttctgagGAAGGTGCTGTTGGCTACAGCTCTGACTCTGAGACCTTGGATCTGGAAGAGGCTGAGGGCGCGGTGGGCTACCAGCCTGAGTATTCCAAGTTCTGCCGCATGAGCTACCAGGATCCGTCCCAGCTGTCCTGCCTGCCCTACTTGGAGCATGTGGGCCATAACCACACGTACAACATGGCCCCCAGTGCCCTTGACTCTGCTGACCTGCCACCACCCAGCACCCTAAAGAAAGGCAGCAAGGAGAAGCAGGCCGATTTCCTGGACAAACAGATGAGCCGGGACGAGCACAGAGCCCGTGCCATGAAGATTCCTTTTACCAACGACAAGATCATCAACCTTCCTGTGGAGGAGTTCAATGAGCTACTGTCCAAGTACCAGCTGAGTGAGGCCCAGCTGAGCCTCATCAGGGACATCCGGCGTCGGGGCAAGAACAAGATGGCAGCGCAGAACTGCCGCAAGCGCAAGCTGGATACCATCCTGAACCTGGAACGGGACGTGGAGGACCTGCAGCGTGATAAGGCCCGACTGCTGCGGGAGAAGGTGGAGTTCCTCCGGTCGCTGCGGCAGATGAAGCAGAAGGTTCAGAGCTTGTACCAGGAAGTGTTTGGGCGGCTGCGGGATGAGAATGGGCGGCCCTACTCGCCCAGTCAGTATGCGCTACAGTATGCCGGGGATGGCAGTGTTCTTCTCATTCCCCGCACAATGGCTGACCAGCAGGCCCGGCGACAGGAGAGGAAGCCAAAGGACCGGAGAAAGTGA
- the Nfe2l1 gene encoding endoplasmic reticulum membrane sensor NFE2L1 isoform X2, with product MLSLKKYLTEGLLQFTILLSLIGVRVDVDTYLTSQLPPLREIILGPSSAYTQTQFHNLRNTLDGYGIHPKSIDLDNYFTARRLLSQVRALDRFQVPTTEVNAWLVHRDPEGSVSGSQPSSGLALESSSGLQDVTGPDNGVRESETEQGFSEDLEDLGAVAPPVSGDLTKEDIDLGAGREVFDYSHRQKEQDVDKELRDGGEQADTWAGEGAEALAQDLLVDGETGESFPAQVPGGEDQTALSLEECLRLLEATCPFGENAEFPANVASITEAVPSESEPPALQNSLLSPLLTGTESPFDLEQQWQDLMSIMEMQAMEVNTSASEILYNAPPGDPLSTNYSLAPNTPINQNVSLHQASLGGCSQDFSLFSPEVENLPVANSSTLLPLVPSNSTSLNSTFSSTNLAGLFFPPQLNGTANDTAGPELPDPLGGLLDEAMLDEISLMDLAIEEGFNPVQASQLEEEFDSDSGLSLDSSHSPSSLSSSEGSSSSSSSSSSSSSASSSASSSFSEEGAVGYSSDSETLDLEEAEGAVGYQPEYSKFCRMSYQDPSQLSCLPYLEHVGHNHTYNMAPSALDSADLPPPSTLKKGSKEKQADFLDKQMSRDEHRARAMKIPFTNDKIINLPVEEFNELLSKYQLSEAQLSLIRDIRRRGKNKMAAQNCRKRKLDTILNLERDVEDLQRDKARLLREKVEFLRSLRQMKQKVQSLYQEVFGRLRDENGRPYSPSQYALQYAGDGSVLLIPRTMADQQARRQERKPKDRRK from the exons ATGCTTTCTCTGAAGAAATACTTAACGGAAGGACTTCTCCAGTTCACCATTCTTCTGAGTCTGATTGGGGTGCGGGTGGACGTGGATACTTACCTGACCTCACAGCTCCCCCCGCTCCGGGAGATCATCCTGGGGCCCAGTTCTGCCTATACTCAGACCCAGTTCCACAACCTGAGGAATACCTTGGATGGCTATGGTATCCACCCCAAGAGCATAGACCTGGACAATTACTTCACTGCCCGGCGGCTCCTCAGTCAGGTGAGGGCCCTGGACAGGTTCCAGGTGCCAACCACTGAGGTAAATGCCTGGCTGGTTCACCGGGACCCGGAGGGGTCTGTCTCTGGCAGCCAGCCCAGCTCAGGCCTCGCCCTCGAGAGTTCCAGTGGCCTCCAAGATGTGACAGGCCCAGACAACGGGGTGCGAGAAAGCGAAACGGAGCAGGGATTCAGTGAAGATTTGGAGGATTTGGGGGCTGTAGCCCCTCCAGTCAGTGGAGACTTAACCAAAGAG GATATTGATCTGGGGGCTGGGCGTGAGGTTTTTGACTACAGTCATCGCCAGAAGGAGCAGGATGTGGATAAGGAGCTGCGAGATGGAGGCGAGCAGGCGGACACCTGGGCAGGCGAGGGTGCGGAAGCTCTGGCCCAAGACCTGCTAGTGGACGGAGAGACGGGGGAGAGCTTCCCTGCACAG GTGCCTGGTGGGGAGGACCAGACGGCCCTGTCCCTGGAAGAGTGCCTTAGGCTGCTGGAGGCCACCTGCCCCTTTGGGGAGAATGCTGAG TTCCCAGCAAACGTCGCCAGCATAACAGAAGCAGTGCCTAGTGAGAGCGAGCCCCCCGCTCTTCAAAACAGCCTCTTGTCTCCTCTCCTGACGGGGACAGAGTCACCATTTGATTTGGAACAGCAGTGGCAAGATCTCATGTCCATCATGGAAATGCAG GCCATGGAAGTGAACACATCAGCAAGTGAAATCCTGTACAATGCCCCTCCTGGGGACCCACTGAGCACCAACTACAGCCTTGCCCCCAACACTCCCATCAATCAGAATGTCAGCCTGCATCAGGCGTCCCTGGGGGGCTGCAGCCAGGACTTCTCCCTCTTCAGCCCTGAGGTGGAGAACCTGCCTGTAGCCAACAGCTCCACACTGCTCCCGCTGGTCCCCAGCAACTCCACCAGCCTCAACTCCACTTTCAGCTCCACCAACCTGGCAGGGCTCTTCTTTCCACCCCAGCTCAATGGCACAGCCAATGACACAGCAGGCCCAGAACTGCCTGACCCACTGGGGGGTCTGTTAGACGAAGCCATGCTGGATGAGATCAGCCTGATGGACTTAGCCATCGAGGAGGGCTTCAATCCTGTGCAGGCCTCCCAGCTCGAAGAGGAGTTTGATTCTGACTCAGGCCTTTCCTTGGATTCCAGCCACAGCCCTTCCTCCCTGAGCAGCTCTGAAGgcagctcttcctcctcctcttcctcctcttcctcttcttctgcctcttcctctgcctcttcctccttttctgagGAAGGTGCTGTTGGCTACAGCTCTGACTCTGAGACCTTGGATCTGGAAGAGGCTGAGGGCGCGGTGGGCTACCAGCCTGAGTATTCCAAGTTCTGCCGCATGAGCTACCAGGATCCGTCCCAGCTGTCCTGCCTGCCCTACTTGGAGCATGTGGGCCATAACCACACGTACAACATGGCCCCCAGTGCCCTTGACTCTGCTGACCTGCCACCACCCAGCACCCTAAAGAAAGGCAGCAAGGAGAAGCAGGCCGATTTCCTGGACAAACAGATGAGCCGGGACGAGCACAGAGCCCGTGCCATGAAGATTCCTTTTACCAACGACAAGATCATCAACCTTCCTGTGGAGGAGTTCAATGAGCTACTGTCCAAGTACCAGCTGAGTGAGGCCCAGCTGAGCCTCATCAGGGACATCCGGCGTCGGGGCAAGAACAAGATGGCAGCGCAGAACTGCCGCAAGCGCAAGCTGGATACCATCCTGAACCTGGAACGGGACGTGGAGGACCTGCAGCGTGATAAGGCCCGACTGCTGCGGGAGAAGGTGGAGTTCCTCCGGTCGCTGCGGCAGATGAAGCAGAAGGTTCAGAGCTTGTACCAGGAAGTGTTTGGGCGGCTGCGGGATGAGAATGGGCGGCCCTACTCGCCCAGTCAGTATGCGCTACAGTATGCCGGGGATGGCAGTGTTCTTCTCATTCCCCGCACAATGGCTGACCAGCAGGCCCGGCGACAGGAGAGGAAGCCAAAGGACCGGAGAAAGTGA